A genomic region of Burkholderia humptydooensis contains the following coding sequences:
- a CDS encoding aromatic ring-hydroxylating oxygenase subunit alpha — MDARNPEQTMKVSADIRALVARRKAGYSLEAPFYLSDEIFALDMDAIFRQHWIQVGVEPDVPEPGDYVTVQLGADSILIVRDDDMQVRAFHNVCRHRGARLCNEEKGSVGNIVCPYHSWTYNLTGQLMFAEHMGEKFDRCKHSLKPVHLQNLAGLLFVCLADEPPADFATMRAAMEPYLLPHDLPNTKIAAQIDIIEKGNWKLTMENNRECYHCVANHPELTISLYEYGFGYQPSPANADGMAAFERTCTERAAQWEALNLPSVEVERLTDVTGFRTQRLPLDRSGESQTLDAKIASKKLLGEFRRADLGGLSFWTQPNSWHHFMSDHIVTFSVIPLSADETLVRTKWLVHKDAKEGVDYDVKNLTAVWNATNDQDRALVEFSQRGAASSAYEPGPYSPYTEGLVEKFCEWYVGRLAAHIGA, encoded by the coding sequence ATGGATGCAAGGAATCCGGAGCAAACGATGAAAGTATCGGCAGACATCCGCGCGCTGGTGGCGCGCCGCAAGGCAGGCTACAGCCTCGAAGCCCCGTTCTATCTGAGCGACGAGATCTTTGCGCTCGACATGGACGCGATCTTTCGGCAGCACTGGATCCAGGTGGGCGTCGAGCCGGACGTGCCCGAGCCGGGCGATTACGTGACGGTGCAGCTCGGCGCCGATTCGATCCTGATCGTGCGCGACGACGACATGCAGGTTCGCGCGTTCCACAACGTCTGCCGCCATCGCGGCGCGCGCCTGTGCAACGAGGAAAAGGGATCGGTCGGCAACATCGTGTGCCCGTATCACAGCTGGACCTACAACCTGACGGGCCAGTTGATGTTCGCCGAGCACATGGGCGAGAAGTTCGACCGCTGCAAGCACAGCCTGAAGCCCGTTCATCTGCAGAATCTCGCGGGGCTGCTGTTCGTGTGCCTCGCCGACGAGCCGCCCGCCGATTTCGCGACGATGCGCGCCGCGATGGAGCCGTACCTGCTGCCGCACGATCTGCCGAACACGAAGATCGCCGCGCAGATCGACATCATCGAGAAAGGCAACTGGAAGCTGACGATGGAGAACAATCGCGAGTGCTATCACTGCGTCGCGAACCATCCGGAGCTGACCATTTCGTTGTACGAATACGGCTTCGGCTATCAGCCGTCGCCCGCGAATGCCGATGGGATGGCCGCGTTCGAGCGTACCTGCACCGAGCGCGCCGCGCAGTGGGAAGCGCTGAATCTGCCGTCCGTCGAAGTGGAGCGCCTGACCGACGTGACGGGCTTTCGCACGCAGCGGCTGCCGCTCGACCGCAGCGGCGAATCGCAAACGCTCGACGCGAAGATCGCGTCGAAGAAGCTGCTCGGCGAATTTCGCCGCGCAGATCTCGGCGGCCTGTCGTTCTGGACACAGCCGAATTCGTGGCACCACTTCATGAGCGACCACATCGTCACGTTCTCGGTGATTCCGCTGTCGGCGGACGAAACGCTCGTGCGCACGAAATGGCTCGTTCACAAGGACGCGAAGGAAGGCGTCGACTACGACGTGAAGAACCTGACGGCCGTCTGGAACGCGACGAACGACCAGGATCGCGCGCTCGTCGAATTCTCGCAGCGCGGCGCGGCGAGCAGCGCATACGAGCCGGGCCCGTATTCTCCGTACACCGAAGGGCTCGTCGAGAAGTTCTGCGAGTGGTACGTCGGCCGGCTGGCCGCGCATATCGGCGCATAG
- a CDS encoding drug:proton antiporter, with amino-acid sequence MNANRKLTSIAVLVSVGRHPVSGAPRYSRNDAAALEIGRALAAEHRARLDVIHAGDARNPALADYLALGAASVDVLECADGDDAAAALAERVRDHDLVLTGTRAEGAYDTGMLPYRVAAALGWRFAGAAVDVSVDAARATLRQFLPKGVRRRVDAALPAVVAVHPLANAQPRYAYARLRAGDVRATRVATRAAADAGQWATRAAERKPVKLAAADKRSGHARMLSATTTESRGGNVVIEGSSVEKAQVILAYLREHQLIDY; translated from the coding sequence ATGAACGCGAATCGCAAGCTGACCAGCATCGCGGTGCTGGTGTCGGTCGGACGCCATCCGGTGTCGGGTGCGCCGCGCTACAGCCGCAACGATGCGGCCGCGCTCGAGATCGGCCGCGCATTGGCCGCCGAGCACCGCGCCCGGCTCGACGTGATCCACGCGGGCGACGCGCGCAATCCGGCGCTCGCCGACTACCTCGCGCTCGGCGCGGCGAGCGTCGACGTGCTCGAGTGCGCGGACGGCGACGACGCGGCCGCCGCGCTCGCCGAGCGCGTGCGCGACCACGATCTCGTGCTGACGGGCACGCGCGCCGAAGGCGCCTACGACACGGGCATGCTGCCGTACCGCGTCGCGGCGGCGCTCGGCTGGCGGTTCGCCGGCGCGGCGGTCGACGTGAGCGTCGACGCTGCACGCGCGACGCTGCGGCAATTCCTGCCGAAAGGCGTTCGCAGGCGTGTCGACGCCGCGCTGCCCGCCGTCGTCGCCGTGCATCCGCTCGCGAATGCGCAGCCGCGCTACGCGTATGCGCGGCTGCGCGCGGGCGACGTGCGCGCGACGCGCGTCGCCACCCGCGCGGCGGCGGACGCCGGGCAATGGGCGACGCGCGCGGCCGAGCGCAAGCCGGTGAAGCTCGCGGCGGCCGACAAGCGCTCCGGCCACGCGCGGATGCTGTCCGCGACGACGACCGAAAGCCGCGGCGGAAACGTCGTAATTGAAGGGAGTTCGGTCGAAAAAGCACAAGTGATCCTTGCGTATTTGCGCGAGCATCAGCTCATCGACTACTGA
- a CDS encoding electron transfer flavoprotein subunit alpha/FixB family protein, giving the protein MTTLKRIDPRRPFIVTATGLKRITLGETGGAPGGAAQWALRAHGAAAAKPVRVVREAARVFLVAAHSERGALDDHARQTLAAAALLAGAQTEVALVVFGELNDDAGALGADTLIVLRDFDRRAFAPERELDALRACAAALSPQHVFIPDNATGDGDLGRRYAAAANASVAAHVVEIAADHVGVYVDAKRGFATRALPDVVLLAPNAVDPTLPFVGAALERALDASSAFGARPSASGDYRDLGLEEIDAAQVALEEADFIVSAGNGVTDVAAFETLAAAFGAAVGASRVAVDNGHFTRDKQVGATGKTVDASVYIAFGISGAVQHLQGIKDCRHVIAVNLDGSAPIVKRANLTIVGDAQATIAALIEAVNAARAAQPRAGAVSNEREYMGAAA; this is encoded by the coding sequence ATGACCACGCTCAAACGAATCGATCCGCGCCGGCCGTTCATCGTGACCGCGACGGGACTGAAACGCATCACGCTCGGCGAGACGGGCGGCGCGCCCGGCGGCGCCGCGCAATGGGCGCTGCGCGCGCACGGCGCGGCGGCCGCGAAGCCGGTGCGCGTCGTGCGGGAAGCTGCGCGCGTGTTTCTCGTCGCCGCGCACAGCGAGCGCGGCGCGCTCGACGACCATGCGCGCCAGACCCTCGCGGCCGCCGCGCTGCTCGCCGGCGCGCAGACCGAAGTCGCGCTCGTCGTGTTCGGAGAACTGAACGACGATGCGGGCGCGCTCGGCGCGGACACGCTGATCGTGCTGCGCGATTTCGACCGCCGCGCGTTCGCGCCCGAGCGCGAGCTCGACGCGCTGCGCGCGTGCGCGGCCGCGCTCTCGCCGCAGCACGTGTTCATCCCGGACAACGCGACGGGCGACGGCGATCTCGGCCGCCGTTACGCGGCGGCGGCGAACGCGAGCGTCGCGGCGCACGTCGTCGAAATCGCGGCGGACCACGTCGGCGTGTACGTCGATGCGAAGCGCGGCTTCGCGACGCGCGCGCTGCCCGACGTCGTGCTGCTCGCGCCGAACGCGGTCGATCCGACGTTGCCGTTCGTCGGCGCGGCGCTCGAGCGCGCGCTCGACGCCTCCAGCGCCTTCGGCGCGCGCCCGAGCGCATCGGGCGACTATCGCGACCTCGGCCTCGAGGAGATCGATGCCGCGCAGGTCGCGCTCGAGGAGGCGGACTTCATCGTGTCGGCCGGCAACGGCGTGACCGACGTCGCCGCGTTCGAGACGCTCGCGGCGGCGTTCGGCGCGGCGGTCGGCGCGAGCCGCGTCGCGGTCGACAACGGCCACTTCACGCGCGACAAGCAGGTGGGCGCGACGGGCAAGACGGTCGACGCGAGCGTCTACATCGCGTTCGGGATCTCGGGCGCGGTCCAGCATCTGCAAGGGATCAAGGACTGCCGCCACGTGATCGCGGTGAATCTCGACGGCAGCGCGCCGATCGTCAAGCGCGCGAACCTGACGATCGTCGGCGACGCGCAGGCGACGATCGCGGCGCTGATCGAAGCGGTGAACGCGGCCCGCGCCGCGCAGCCGCGAGCGGGCGCCGTATCGAACGAGCGCGAGTACATGGGAGCCGCCGCATGA
- a CDS encoding (Fe-S)-binding protein, with translation MKPAILITALLWLSVAGLAFAVAKRSSYWRLGRATAPGAFGLTNLFAIPKRYFVDLHHVVARDPYIAKTHVATAGGALAALALVFVNYGLAIYSPWLDKLILLAALAMFAGAVFVWRRRHARDVPARLSRGPWNTLPWLLGAFALGLVLFMLVPAAAMSGAFAAFCAALIGAGAFAMTVGAAKGGPMKHAIAGLLHLAFHPRQERFATTRDAYTGNGGATPPTALKPSDVEHDEYGVARPAEFRWNQLLSFDACVQCGKCEAACPAFASDQPLNPKKLIQDLVVGMAGGTDAAYAGSPTPGIAVGKHGGDPQRPIVSSLIEADTLWSCTTCRACVQECPMLIEHVDAIVDMRRNQTLVHGAVPGKGAEVLANLRETGTMGGYDMAARYDWSVDLSAPVAQPGRPVDVLIVAGEGAFDMRYQRTLRALVKVLDHAGVDYAVLGRAETDTGDVARRLGDEATFQQMGKRLIGTLGALSFKQIVTADPHVMHSLRNEYRALGGRYEVKHHTTFVAELVAAGRIKPQAADALREKRITYHDPCYLGRYNGETEAPRKLLKTLGIQIVEMERNGMRGRCCGGGGGAPLTDIPGKQRIPDIRIADARAVGADVVAVGCPNCTAMLEGVVGPRPDVLDVAELVAASLE, from the coding sequence ATGAAGCCGGCCATCCTGATTACCGCGTTGCTGTGGCTGTCGGTCGCGGGCCTCGCGTTCGCGGTCGCGAAGCGTTCGTCGTATTGGCGGCTCGGCCGCGCCACCGCGCCCGGCGCGTTCGGGCTCACGAATCTGTTTGCGATTCCGAAGCGTTACTTCGTCGATCTGCACCACGTCGTCGCGCGCGATCCGTATATCGCGAAGACGCACGTCGCGACGGCGGGCGGCGCGCTCGCCGCGCTCGCGCTCGTGTTCGTCAACTACGGGCTCGCGATCTATTCGCCGTGGCTCGACAAGCTGATCTTGCTCGCGGCGCTCGCGATGTTCGCCGGCGCGGTGTTCGTCTGGCGTCGCCGTCATGCAAGGGACGTGCCCGCGCGGCTGTCGCGCGGGCCGTGGAATACGCTGCCGTGGCTGCTCGGCGCGTTCGCGCTCGGCCTCGTGCTGTTCATGCTCGTGCCGGCGGCCGCGATGTCGGGCGCGTTCGCGGCGTTCTGCGCGGCGCTGATCGGCGCCGGCGCGTTCGCGATGACGGTCGGCGCGGCGAAGGGCGGGCCGATGAAGCACGCGATCGCGGGCTTGCTGCATCTCGCGTTCCATCCGCGCCAGGAGCGCTTCGCGACGACGCGTGACGCATACACCGGCAACGGCGGCGCGACGCCGCCGACCGCGCTGAAGCCGTCCGACGTCGAGCACGACGAGTACGGCGTCGCGAGGCCGGCCGAATTCCGCTGGAACCAGTTGCTGAGCTTCGACGCGTGCGTGCAGTGCGGCAAGTGCGAAGCCGCTTGCCCCGCGTTCGCGTCGGACCAGCCGCTCAATCCGAAGAAGCTGATCCAGGATCTCGTCGTCGGGATGGCGGGCGGCACCGACGCCGCGTATGCCGGCAGCCCGACGCCCGGCATTGCCGTCGGCAAGCACGGCGGCGATCCGCAGCGGCCGATCGTGTCGTCGCTGATCGAGGCCGACACGCTGTGGTCGTGCACGACGTGCCGCGCGTGCGTGCAGGAGTGCCCGATGCTGATCGAGCACGTCGACGCGATCGTCGACATGCGCCGCAACCAGACGCTCGTGCACGGCGCGGTGCCGGGCAAGGGCGCGGAGGTGCTCGCGAACCTGCGCGAGACGGGCACGATGGGCGGCTACGACATGGCCGCGCGCTACGACTGGTCGGTCGACCTGAGCGCGCCCGTCGCGCAGCCGGGGCGTCCCGTCGACGTGCTGATCGTCGCCGGCGAAGGCGCGTTCGACATGCGCTACCAGCGCACGCTGCGTGCGCTCGTGAAGGTGCTGGATCATGCGGGCGTCGATTACGCGGTGCTCGGCCGAGCGGAAACGGACACGGGCGACGTCGCGCGCCGGCTCGGCGACGAGGCGACGTTCCAGCAGATGGGCAAGCGCCTGATCGGCACGCTCGGCGCGCTGTCGTTCAAGCAGATCGTGACGGCCGATCCGCATGTGATGCACAGCCTGCGCAACGAATACCGCGCGCTCGGCGGCCGCTACGAAGTCAAGCATCACACGACGTTCGTCGCCGAGCTCGTCGCGGCCGGCAGGATCAAGCCGCAGGCGGCCGACGCGCTGCGCGAGAAGCGCATCACCTATCACGACCCTTGCTATCTCGGCCGCTACAACGGCGAGACGGAAGCGCCGCGCAAGCTCCTGAAGACGCTCGGCATCCAGATCGTCGAGATGGAGCGCAACGGCATGCGCGGCCGCTGCTGCGGCGGCGGCGGCGGCGCGCCGCTCACCGACATCCCGGGCAAGCAGCGGATTCCCGACATCCGGATCGCCGACGCGCGCGCGGTGGGCGCGGACGTCGTCGCGGTCGGCTGCCCGAACTGCACCGCGATGCTCGAAGGCGTCGTCGGCCCGCGGCCCGACGTGCTCGACGTCGCCGAACTCGTCGCCGCTTCGCTGGAGTGA